The Acropora muricata isolate sample 2 chromosome 5, ASM3666990v1, whole genome shotgun sequence genome includes a window with the following:
- the LOC136916814 gene encoding oncoprotein-induced transcript 3 protein-like, with protein MQWALFNFVAWFLVFLWLNSCFCQVPKCNNCCNSYKEINEPRRSVKSVWKRGQTPLCDRRILKGWYRFTSFNGTQMPQTSVADYRCGTHNPIWLKDGHPTKFNENVARRACITSFGNSCRYNITINVIRCPGNYFVYFLIPPAFCASAYCAGFDAPCPYGKGEYPDCHDIDDCVNHTCTNGASCKDGIDSYTCNCSVGFTGAYCETDIDDCVNHVCANGASCVDGINSYWCNCTAGFTGAYCSKGNSVEINIKRRH; from the exons ATGCAGTGGGCGCTGTTCAACTTTGTTGCATGGTTCCTTGTTTTCTTGTGGTTAAATTCATGTTTTTGTCAAGTACCTAAATGCAATAACTGCTGCAACAGCTACAAGGAGATAAATGAACCTCGACGTAGTGTAAAGAGCGTCTGGAAGCGAGGACAAACTCCGCTGTGCGATCGACGCATTCTAAAGGGATGGTATCGCTTCACCAGTTTTAATGGCACACAAATGCCTCAAACATCAGTTGCAGATTACCGATGTGGTACTCACAATCCGATTTGGTTAAAAGATGGACATCCAActaaatttaatgaaaatgtgGCCCGCAGAGCTTGCATTACAAGTTTTGGCAATTCCTGTCGATACAACATCACTATCAACGTCATTAGATGCCCCGGAAATTACTTTGTGTACTTTCTGATACCTCCTGCTTTTTGTGCATCTGCATATTGCGCTG GTTTTGATGCGCCATGTCCTTATGGAAAAGGGGAGTATCCGGACTGTCATG atatcGATGACTGTGTCAATCACACATGCACTAACGGAGCATCATGTAAAGATGGCATTGATAGTTACACCTGCAACTGCTCAGTGGGATTTACTGGAGCATACTGCGAAACGG ACATTGATGACTGTGTGAACCACGTATgcgcaaatggtgcctcatgcGTAGATGGTATCAATAGCTACTGGTGTAACTGCACAGCGGGATTCACTGGAGCCTACTGCAGCAAAGGTAACTCAGTTGAAATCAATATTAAGCGGAGACATTAA